From a region of the Theobroma cacao cultivar B97-61/B2 chromosome 8, Criollo_cocoa_genome_V2, whole genome shotgun sequence genome:
- the LOC18592301 gene encoding inorganic phosphate transporter 1-4, whose protein sequence is MAKDKPLEVLNMLDSAKTQLYHFKAVIISGMGFFTDAYDLFCISLVTKLLGRIYYHVDGSPKPGTLPPNVAAAVNGVALCGTLAGQLFFGWLGDKLGRKRVYGITLMLMMICSVASGLSFGSSPKTVMGTLCFFRFWLGFGIGGDYPLSATIMAEYSSKKTRGAFIAAVFAMQGFGILAGGSVAIVVTSIFRAIYKSPAYSVDPLGSTVPQADYVWRIILMFGALPAALTYYWRMKMPETPRYTALVAKDEEKALGDISKVLNVEVQAEKETAEHRVIQKGNSFGLFSKEFLHRHGLHLLGTASTWFLLDIAYYSQNLFQKDIFSAVGWLPAAKTMSALDELYKIARAQTLIALCGTVPGYWFTVLLIDYIGRFTIQLIGFFFMTVFMFALAIPYHHWTLKENNIGFVVMYGLTFFFANFGPNSTTFVVPAEIFPARFRSTCHGISAAAGKAGAIVGAFGFLYASQNQDKSKADPGFPAGIGMRNSLMVLGVINVFGLVLTFLVPEPKGRSLEEISGENEEGNQEQSRTGAQSV, encoded by the coding sequence AGATAAGCCGCTTGAGGTTCTAAACATGCTAGACTCAGCAAAAACTCAACTATACCACTTCAAAGCGGTGATAATTTCTGGCATGGGTTTTTTCACCGATGCCTACGATCTTTTCTGCATCTCTCTGGTCACCAAGCTCCTTGGCCGGATATATTACCACGTTGATGGCTCACCAAAGCCTGGAACTTTGCCGCCTAACGTAGCTGCTGCTGTTAATGGGGTTGCCCTTTGCGGAACCCTAGCTGGACAACTTTTCTTCGGGTGGCTCGGTGACAAGCTAGGAAGGAAACGAGTTTACGGCATAACCCTTATGCTTATGATGATCTGTTCCGTTGCCTCGGGCCTTTCTTTTGGTAGTTCTCCTAAGACTGTAATGGGAACCCTGTGTTTTTTCAGGTTTTGGCTTGGTTTTGGTATTGGAGGGGACTATCCGTTGTCTGCTACAATAATGGCCGAGTATTCTAGCAAGAAAACTCGCGGGGCTTTTATTGCAGCGGTTTTTGCAATGCAAGGGTTTGGGATTCTTGCTGGGGGATCTGTGGCTATAGTTGTCACATCAATCTTCCGGGCAATTTACAAATCTCCAGCTTATTCAGTGGATCCGCTTGGTTCAACCGTGCCCCAAGCTGACTATGTATGGAGGATTATTCTCATGTTTGGCGCTTTGCCAGCTGCTTTGACATATTATTGGCGGATGAAGATGCCAGAGACACCTCGTTACACTGCTTTAGTTGCCAAAGATGAAGAGAAAGCTCTTGGAGATATATCAAAGGTTCTGAACGTAGAAGTGCAGGCAGAGAAGGAGACGGCTGAGCACAGGGTTATTCAGAAAGGAAACTCTTTCGGGTTATTTTCGAAAGAATTTCTTCATCGACATGGATTGCACTTGTTGGGGACAGCAAGCACTTGGTTTTTGTTAGATATTGCTTACTATAGCCAGAATCTGTTtcaaaaagatatttttagtGCTGTAGGTTGGCTTCCAGCAGCTAAAACCATGAGCGCACTGGACGAGCTATACAAGATTGCTAGAGCTCAAACACTGATTGCACTCTGCGGCACAGTTCCTGGATATTGGTTCACAGTGCTCCTAATTGATTACATTGGCCGTTTCACAATTCAATTGATTGGATTTTTCTTCATGACTGTCTTCATGTTTGCACTGGCCATTCCTTATCATCACTGGACTCTGAAAGAAAACAACATTGGTTTTGTTGTAATGTATGGACTCACATTCTTTTTTGCCAATTTTGGGCCCAATAGTACCACTTTTGTAGTGCCAGCGGAGATCTTTCCAGCCAGGTTCCGGTCCACCTGCCATGGTATTTCTGCTGCTGCAGGGAAGGCTGGTGCCATAGTTGGGGCTTTTGGCTTCTTGTATGCATCACAGAATCAGGACAAGTCTAAGGCTGATCCAGGCTTTCCGGCTGGAATTGGAATGAGAAATTCTCTCATGGTACTAGGCGTGATTAATGTTTTTGGATTAGTTTTAACATTCTTAGTGCCAGAGCCGAAGGGAAGATCGTTAGAGGAGATTTCAGGGGAGAATGAAGAAGGTAATCAAGAACAATCCAGGACTGGAGCTCAATCTGTCTAG
- the LOC18592302 gene encoding uncharacterized protein LOC18592302, translated as MEGQKSQAKLTRTQSSLLRSSPTVRSSIQSLSSISEGDFIKDQEEKDDHHHHRESFLKDEKKKKPPPKKSSSMTPRNIPVRFNPVFAMASISFFTFFSFIFFFCFYLKREEIPTSENLLLALIFVAITLFFASKNKALINQGIACFKERLHLSRANSKPVQWFIGENQCNENYNKSKEKERLLPVVREGVEFYSNGDFYEGEFHKGKCNGSGVYNYFVKGRYEGDWVEGRYDGYGVESWSRGSRYRGQYRQGLRHGFGVYRFYTGDSYAGEWCNGQSHGVGVQTCADGSCYIGEFKSGVKHRLGCYHFRNGDKYGGEYFGDKMHGFGVYHFANGHCYEGSWHEGRKQGYGMYTFRSGDIRCGEWDAGTLKTPLPPLTDAVLRAVQAARKTAANAINLRRLDEPVNKAVLAANRAAAAARVAAVRAVQNQMDGKFCDTDV; from the exons atGGAGGGCCAAAAGAGCCAGGCGAAGCTAACACGAACCCAGTCGTCGTTGCTCCGTTCATCACCAACCGTCCGATCATCCATCCAGAGTCTGTCTTCCATCAGCGAAGGTGACTTTATCAAAgaccaagaagaaaaagacgaccaccaccaccaccgaGAATCGTTTCTCAAAGacgagaaaaaaaagaaaccgcCCCCAAAGAAATCATCGTCTATGACACCGAGAAATATTCCGGTCCGGTTCAACCCGGTTTTCGCCATGGCCTCAATctctttcttcacttttttctctttcatcttcttcttttgcttttatcttaaaagagaagaaattcCCACATCCGAAAACCTCTTGTTAGCCTTAATCTTCGTCGCTATAACCCTTTTTTTCGCTTCGAAAAACAAAGCTTTAATCAACCAAGGCATTGCTTGTTTCAAAGAAAGACTCCACCTTTCAAGAGCCAATTCGAAGCCTGTCCAATGGTTCATTGGAGAAAACCAATGTAACGAAAACTACAACAagagcaaagaaaaagaaaggctTCTGCCTGTTGTGAGAGAAGGGGTGGAGTTTTATAGCAATGGCGATTTTTATGAAGGTGAATTTCATAAGGGAAAATGTAACGGGAGTGGGGTCTATAACTATTTTGTGAAAGGGAGATATGAAGGGGATTGGGTAGAAGGGAGATATGATGGGTACGGAGTGGAGAGTTGGAGTAGAGGGAGTAGATATAGAGGGCAATATAGACAGGGTTTAAGGCATGGATTTGGGGTGTATAGGTTTTATACAGGGGATTCTTATGCTGGTGAATGGTGTAATGGGCAAAGTCATGGTGTTGGTGTTCAGACTTGTGCTGACGGAAGTTGCTATATTGGGGAATTCAAGTCTGGGGTTAAACATAGACTTGGCTGCTACCATTTCAG GAACGGGGACAAATATGGTGGAGAATATTTTGGAGACAAAATGCATGGATTTGGTGTTTATCACTTTGCTAACGGCCACTGTTACGAGGGATCGTGGCATGAAGGTCGAAAGCAAGGGTACGGCATGTATACTTTCCGGAGTGGTGACATAAGATGTGGTGAGTGGGACGCCGGCACCCTTAAAACCCCTCTACCCCCTCTAACTGATGCAGTCCTTCGAGCAGTTCAg GCTGCTAGAAAAACAGCAGCGAATGCTATTAACCTTCGTCGGTTGGATGAACCAGTGAATAAGGCAGTTCTGGCTGCAAATAGGGCAGCAGCTGCTGCTAGGGTCGCTGCGGTCAGAGCTGTTCAGAACCAGATGGATGGCAAATTTTGTGATACAGATGTTTAA